One part of the Pogona vitticeps strain Pit_001003342236 chromosome W, PviZW2.1, whole genome shotgun sequence genome encodes these proteins:
- the LOC140702913 gene encoding LOW QUALITY PROTEIN: uncharacterized protein LOC140702913 (The sequence of the model RefSeq protein was modified relative to this genomic sequence to represent the inferred CDS: substituted 1 base at 1 genomic stop codon), which translates to MECEKGSSERRNLPSHQRTHTGEKPHKCMECGKSFSQSSHLRLHQRTHTGEKPHECMECGKSFSQSGDLQLHQRTHTGEKPHKCMEWGKSFSQSGDLQLHQRSHTGEKPHKCMEWGKSFSQSGDLKLHQRSHTGEKPHKCMECGKSFSQSCHLRSHQRTHTGEKPYXCMECGKSFSQSGKIRLHQRSHTGEKPHKCMECGKSFSCNGHLWVHQRTHTGEQPYKCMECGKSFSRNGHLRVHQRTHTGEKPYKCMECGKSFSQSGDLQLHQRTHTGEKPHKCMECGKSFSQSGDLKLHQRSHTGEKPHKCMECGKSFSQSCHLRSHQRTHTGEKPHKCMECGKSFSQSGKIRLHQRSHTGEKPHKCMECGKSFSCNGHLRVHQRTHTGEKPYKCMECGKSFSQSGDLKLHQRSHTGEKPHKCMECGKSFSQSGNLRLHQRTHTGEKSHKCMECGKSFSQSGDLKLHQRSHTGEKPHKCMECGKSFLSSGQLRVHQRAHSILC; encoded by the coding sequence atggaatgtgaaaagggtTCCAGCGAGAGAAGAAATCTgccttcacatcaaaggacccacactggggagaaaccacataaatgcatggaatgtgggaagagctttagtcagagtagtcatcttaggttacatcaaaggacccacactggggagaaaccacatgaatgcatggaatgtggaaagagctttagtcagagtggtgaccttcagttacatcaaaggacccacactggggagaaaccacataaatgcatggaatggggaaagagctttagtcagagtggtgaccttcagttacatcaaaggagccacactggggagaaaccacataaatgcatggaatggggaaagagctttagtcagagtggtgaccttaagttacatcaaaggagccacactggggagaaaccacataaatgcatggaatgtggaaagagctttagtcagagttgtcatcttaggtcacatcaaaggacccacactggggagaaaccatattaatgcatggaatgtggaaagagctttagtcagagtggtaagattaggttacatcaaaggagccacactggggagaaaccacataaatgcatggaatgtggaaagagctttagttgcaacGGTCATCTttgggtacatcaaaggacccacactggggagcaaccatataaatgcatggaatgtggaaagagctttagtcgcaacggtcatcttagggtacatcaaaggacccacactggggagaaaccatataaatgcatggaatgtggaaagagctttagtcagagtggtgaccttcagttacatcaaaggacccacactggggagaaaccacataaatgcatggaatgtggaaagagctttagtcagagtggtgaccttaagttacatcaaaggagccacactggggagaaaccacataaatgcatggaatgtggaaagagctttagtcagagttgtcatcttaggtcacatcaaaggacccacactggggagaaaccacataaatgcatggaatgtggaaagagctttagtcagagtggtaagattaggttacatcaaaggagccacactggggagaaaccacataaatgcatggaatgtggaaagagctttagttgcaacggtcatcttagggtacatcaaaggacccacactggggagaaaccatataaatgcatggaatgtggaaagagctttagtcagagtggtgaccttaagttacatcaaaggagccacactggggagaaaccacataaatgcatggaatgtggaaagagctttagtcagagtggtaaccttaggttacatcaaaggacccacactggggagaaatcacataaatgcatggaatgtgggaagagctttagtcagagtggtgaccttaagttacatcaaaggagccacactggggagaaaccacataaatgcatggaatgtggaaagagctttctttcaagtggtcagcttagggtccATCAAagagctcattcaattttgtgctga